The segment GCAGGGACAGCGGGCGACCGTAACGCGCGGCCCGCTCGCCCTCCTCCCTCAGGCGCTGGACCAGGCAGCTTCTGTTGTAGAGGCCGGTGAGGGGATCGGTGATGGCCTGCTGCTCCACCCGCTCCATCAGCCAGGCCCGCTCCAGGGCGACGGCCACCTCGTCGGCGATGGCCTGAAGAAGGCGCAGGTCCCGGCGCGTGAAGGCGGCCGGCAGGGGCGATTCCACGCTGAGGACACCCACCACCCGGTCCCCGTGCAGGACGGGCACGGCGATCTGCGACCGCGCTTCGTTGAGGCCGGGGTAATAGCGCGGGTCCCGGGTCACGTCGTCGACGATCACCGGTTCCCCCGTCTCCACGACGGCGCTGCAAATGCCCTTGCCCGCCGGCAGAACCACCCCCTGCACCTCGGGCGGATACAGGGGCGCCGAGGCCAGCTGCAGAGACCCGTCGGGCTGCACCAGCAACAGGGCTAGGTACGGATAGCCCAGGCGGGCCGAGAGCAGGCTGTTAAACTCCCGGATGAGATCGTCCAGGCTGGTGACCTTGTTCAGGGTATGGGTGCAGGCGTACAGCGCCTGCAGCTCGGATTCGGTCAGGGCGGACTCCGTCGCGGCGGCGCCGGGAGTGGGCGCCGCCGGGTCCGCCCGGTCACCTGGGACCGCTTCCCCCAGGAGCGCCTCCGCGGCCGCCGCCTCCCTCCAGGCCGCCGGCCTTCCGCAGGACACCGCCGCCACCGCCGGCGCAGGCCGGCCACGGGCCGCCACCAGGCAGGCACCGGCCAGGGCCGCCGCCTCGGCTGCCAGAAGGCGCCAGCCGGTGGCTCCCGCGGGCCGGGCCAGCAGCGCCACCGCCATCAGCAAAAGGCCCGCCGCCGCCACCGCACCTCCCCGCCTTATCCCCCAGCGGCGCGCCGCCGCCACACCGGCCACGGGCGCTAGAACCCACACCTCCACCCATCCGGCCGCGGCATACACCGCCAGCACCGCAGCCAGCCAAACGAGAATCAACGCCGGCCAGACCGGCCCCTGCCAGGGCCGCTGCCGGTCACCCGCCGGGGTGACGACGGGACCATCCCCCCGCGGTCCCATCCCCCCGCCTTGCAGCCTCATGCCCCCCAACTCCCCACCGGCCGTCGGGTGGCGCGGCCGGTCCGACCCCTGACCGGCCACCCCACCCCTTGCAGCGACTCCCCCGACATCCAGAATCCCGCGCAGCACTTGCCGTGCGGCTTCCCCACCCGCCCGCAGGCGGGCCCCGCCCTGCCGGAACCGCCGCGGCGGCAGGCCCCCCACCCGCCGGCCGCCGGCACCTCCGGCTGCCTCCGGTCCGCCTTCTCAACCGCTGGACATGCTCACCCGGCGCGTCCTTCCGCCGGCACAAACCCGCACTGCGGCCTGGATGGGTTACAATCGAAAACGGAGCGCAACGGGACAGGCAGCGGAGCCCGTTGTGATGCCCGCCGGGCGTTTGGAAGGCACAGGAATGCGAAAGTCCATGGACGTCTGCAACGCCTGCGACGGGAAAAGTGTCCGGAATAGATTCGTGACGCCGGTTCCGGCTTCCTGCAGGGCCGGCAGCGAGGGATGGTTATGGTTCGTCCTGGAAGAACCCGGCGGCGCCGGGGATGGCGCCGGCTGGCCTGGGTGGCCGGCGCCGGCTTGCTGGCCGTCGCCCTGGCCGCCGCTTACCTGGCCGGCTACGAATTGACCGCTCCCGCCGAACCGGCGGCTCCGGCACCGGCCTCGCCGGCCGGCGAGCCGGCCCCGAGCCGGCCGGCCCGTTCGGAGCGGATCAACATCCTGCTCCTGGGCATCGACGCCCGCGAACAGGGCGCCCAGACCCGCTCCGACACGATGATCCTGGTCTCCATCGACCCGGACACCCGGGAGGTGGCCATGCTCTCCATCCCCCGCGACAGCCGGGTGGAAATCCCGGGCCGGGGCCTGGACAAGATCACCCACGCCCATGCCTTCGGCGGGGTGGAGCTGGCCACCCGCACCGTGGCGGAGAACTTCGGCATCCCCGTCCATCACTGGGCGCGGATCGACATGCCGGGCTTCCTGCAGCTCATCGACGTGCTGGGCCCCGTGGAGGTCGACGTCCCTTACGATCTCCGCCTGCAAGACGGGACGTTCCTCGAGAAGGGGCGCCACACCATGGACAGCCGGCTGGCCCTGGCCTACCTGCGGGAACGGTACAACGACCCCGACGGGGACTTCGGCCGGGCCGACCGCCAGCAGCAGTTCCTGATCGACGTGGCCAGGCAGCTGAAAGCGCGCATGACCCTGCTGGACGTGCCCCGCACCCTGGCCATCGTCAACCGGTATGTGGAGACGGACATGGGCCTGCGCGACGCCGTCGCCCTGGCACGCCTGGCCTGGAACACCGACCTGGACGGCATCCGCCGGGGAATGGTCAAAGGGCACGGCATCATGCTGAAGGGGATCTATTACTACGAGGTGGACTGGCCCGCCACGAACCAGGTCCTGTACGAGCTGGGCATCAAAGAGCCCGCGGCGACCACGGCCCGCGCCACCGCCCCAGGCTCCCTGCCCGGCGGGACGAACCCGGCCCCGAACCCGGGTTCGGGCCCGTCCCGGGAGGCCCGGGACGCCGCCGGCACCGCCCCCGGCGCGCCGGCCGGGCCGTAGCCACCGGCCCCAGGCCGCCCCGGAGCGGCCGAGCGGGGGCCGCCCGCATCGTACGGGGCCAGCGGCCAGGCGCCGTTCCACCGGCAAGCAGCGGGGCCCTAAGCAGCAGGGCTCCGCGCGTCCCGCCCCCTGCGCTCAGGTTCCCCGCGCGCCGTCAGGCCCCCCGTCCTGCCCAAGGGGCCTGGGGCCAGCCGGGCCCGCCGGACGGTCCCTGCCGCCGTCATCCCCCTCGACGGGGCCGGCGGTGGCTTGCCCGGCCGCGGGGCTCCCCGCCGCGCTGCCCGCCCCCGGCCGGGCCGGGTTCGGCCGCGGGTCCAAGGCCCCCGGCGGCTCGCCCGCCTGCGGGTTCTCCCCCTTGAAGACGGCAAACAGGAGCCACAGGGACGGGATCAGGATGAGGAGGCCGGCGGGCGTGGCCCACAGGGCGAAGCGCAGGATGGGGTCGGGCGCCGCCGCGTTGAACACCGTCACATCGGGATAGATCAGATACGGCCACTGGCCCAGGGCCCAGCCCCAGAGCAGCACCACCACCTCCGCCACCGCGGTCACCCGCGCCAGCAGGAAGTAGCGCCGCCACACGAGCCAGCCCGAGAGTAACGCCAGGGCCGCACCCGTCGCCACCAGCACCCGGCCCCGCTCGGAGACCAGCTCCCAGAGGTGGGGGGCCGTCCGGGGCGCCAGGGGCAGCAGGGCGCCGGCCAGGGCGGCCACGGCGATGCCGGCCCCGAGGGCGCGCCGGCGGAAATCTTCCTGGAGCGCACCCCGGGTCTCCACCGCCAGGTAGACCGCGGCCAGATAGGCGAACAGGGCCACCGCCAGCGCCCCCACCAGCAGCGAGAAAGGGCTGAACCAGGCGTGGAGGGCATTGGTCGACACGCTGCCGTCGGGCCCCACCCGAATGCCGCCCGAGGAGACGGCCGCCAGGGTGGCGCCCAGGAGAAAGGGCGTGATGGTGCTGGCTGCACCGAAGACGCTGGCCCAGGCCCGTTGGGGGCCGGCCGCCGTGGCCGCGGGCGCCCGGAAGACGAAGGCGGCGCCCCGCAGCACGATGCCCGCCAGCACCAGGTGGAAGGGGACGAAGAGAGCCACCCCCAGGCTGCTGTACGCCCGGGGGAAGGCGGTGAACAGCAGCACCAGGGCAAAAATCAGCCACACGTGGTTCGCTTCCCACACCGGCCCCATGGCCCGGGCGATGGCCTGGCGCTGGGCCTCCGCCCGCGGTCCCCGGGCCAAAAGGTCCCAGACGCCGCCGCCGAAGTCGGCCCCGCCCAGGACCGCGTAGGCCGTCAGCGCCAGCATCAGGACCACCGCCACCACCGTCTCGGGCAAGGGATCACCTGCCGCCGCCGGCACCCGCACCACCTGCCTCCGCAGTGGCCGGCCGGCCGCCGCCCGGACCGCCCGGGCCGGCGGGATGGGCCGGATCGCCGGCGCCGGCCGGGTGGGTCCCGGCCGTCTCCCCGGGGACGTCCTTGTGGCCGATCCGGCGCAGCAGCCAGACCAGGGTAACGCTCAACAGCACATAGAGCAGCGTGAAGGCCACCAGGGTGGTCACCACCCCCGGGGCCGGCGTCACCGCGTCCGCCGTGAGCATCACGTCCCGGATGATCCAGGGCTGCCGGCCCACCTCGGTGACGATCCACCCGGCCTCCAGGGCCACGATGCCCAGCGGCCCGGCCGCCACCAGGCCTCGCATGAGGCGCCGGTCGGCCAGCACCCCCGCCGCTGCTCCGGAGCCGGTTGCCGTCGCGCCGCCGCGCGCCGCACCGGCCCGGGCGGCGGCCCCGGCCCGGGCTCCGCCTTCGTGGCGCCAGGCGGCCCACCAGTACCAGGCCGAAACCAGCACCATCAGGATCCCCGCCACCACCATGACCTGAAAGGCGATGTGCGTCAGGGGCACGTTGGGCCAGCGGTCGCGGGGCACCCGGTCGAGCCCCTGCACCACGGCCCCCGTGTCGCCGTAGGCTAGCCAGCTCAGCATGCCGGGAATCTCCACGGCATACGCCACCCGGCCCGTCTCCGGGTCGGGCAGGCCGCCGATGCGCAGAGGCGCCCCGGCCTCCGTCTCGAACTGGGCCTCCATGGCCGCCAGCTTGACGGGCTGGTTCTGGGCGACGAACTTGGCGCTGACGTCGCCGGTAACGGGCATCAACAGCGCGGCCACGGTGCCCATGGCCATGGCCATGCGCAGGGCGCTGCGCCGCATGGGGTCCCGGTAGCCTTTCAGGGCCGCCCAGGCATACACGGCGGCCACCATGAAGGCCGTCGCCGCATAGCAGGCCAGGGTGGAATGCAGCGCCATCACCGGCCAGGCGGGGTTGCCGAAGAGGGCCGCCACCGGATCGAAGCGGTGGGGTTCTTCCAGCAGGGTTTGGACACCCACCGGGTTCTGCATCCAGGCGTTGGACGCCACCACCATCACGCTGGAGGCGGCGCTGCTCAGCGCCACGGGGATGCCCGCCAGCCAGTGGGCCCGGGGCGAGAGCCGGTTCCACCCGTAGAGGTACAGGCCCAGGAAGATCGCCTCGGTGAAGAAGGCGAAGCCTTCCAGGGTGAAGGCCGGGCCCGTGGCCGGTCCGGCCAGTTCCATGAAGCGCGGCCAGAGCAGGCCCAGCTCGAAGGACAGGGCGGTGCCGCTCACGGCCCCGATGGCAAAGGTGATGGCCGTCACCTTGGCCCAGGTGCGCGCCAGCTCCAGGTAGCGCGGGTCGCCCCGCCGCAGGTACAACCCCTCGGCCATGAGCATGAGCACCGGCATGCCCAGGGCCAGGGACGCGAAGATCATGTGGAACCCCAGGGAGATGGCCATCTGCAGGCGGGCAGCCAGCAGGGAATCCACCGTCCGGCCCCCTTTCGATCCCGGGTCACGGCATGTTCCCGGGCCCCCCGGACCGGGCTCGCCGGAGCCCGGGTCCCCTCCCCTCCACCGTATCCAGGGAGCCCCATCCCCGCCATCGGGTGGCGAGCCAGGGGGCAGGGAGAGAGGCCCGGCCGTGCGCCCGGAACAGCCCGGGTGGGCGCCGGCCCGCCCGAGCCGGTGTCCGGTGCCGCGATCCGGTGCTGGTCCTAGGATTCTCCCCGGGCGGGAAAAAACGACGCGAGAAGAGAAAAGCCCCGCGGGATCCCGCGGGGCTTTCGTACCAGGTGCCGACGGTCACTCGCGGCGCCGCACACCGGTGGGTTCCGGGGAGGGCGGGTGTGCGGCGGGCCGGGTGGGTTCCCGGGGAGGGCAGCGGATGGGCAGTTCCGCTCATGTCCGGCCCGCGCGCCGCGCGGCGGGGGTTCCGACCGCCGCACCGTGGCGTTCACCTGGTCAGGATCGAGGCCAATTCCTACTCTAGTGCGGCGTTGTTGCCGTGCAAGGTCTCGGGCTTTGCAAAAATGTTACCGTTTGCTCCGTTTTTGACAAACAATTGCAGCAGCTGGGCCAGGGTGCCCCGGGGCGCGCCCGCGGCCCCCGGCTCGCCCTCGTGAAGGACAAGCCCTTCCACCACGTACACGGCCATGCCCGCCACCCGCGCGGGCGCGATGTCGTCCCGCAGGTCGTTGCCCACCATCAGGCAGCGGCCGGGTTCGACCCCGATGCGGCGCGCCACCTCCAGATAGTAGTCCGGCTGGGGCTTGCAGCTGTGCATGTTCTCCAGCACCGTCACCAGGTCGAACCGGTCCGCGCTGAGCCCTGCCCAGCGCAGGCGCTCGGCGATGGCCACCATGGGGAAGATGGGGCTGGTGGCCAGGACCACCTTCCACCCGCGGGCGCGGGCCGCTTCGACCACCGCAGCCGCCTCCGGCCGCCTCCGCGCCATGAACTGCAGCTGGGGAAACTGCTCCCGGTAGAACTGCTCGAAACGCGCCAGGGCCTCGTCCCGCCGTTCCGGCCGCGCCCCCGGATGGCGCGCCGGGTCGAGCCCGGCCCACAGCACCTCCCAGAGCAGGTCCTGGTTGCGCTGCGAGCGGTCCCGGTTCTGCATCACCGCGGCGGTGGCGCGCACCAGCTGGCGCAGGAAGTCTTCCGGGTCGAACAGGTCCGCCACCCAGGCCGCCAGCCGCTGCAGGTAGACCGGGAGGAAGCGGTCCATGTCCAGTTCCAGGAGCGTGCCGTCCAGGTCGAACAGCACCGCCTCGATGGGACCGCCCGGGCCCTCGAGGACCTGAGCGGCCGGAGCACCCTCCGGGGCCGCACCCGCGGAATCCCGGGCCGTGCCCGCCACCGGCGGAGCCTCCCCCGGGGTCGGGAGCGCGCCGGCCGCCGCCCGGGGCCTGCCCGCCTCCCGCCGGGCCGGGTCCTCCGGATCCGGGGCCGGGTCCGCCGGGGTCAGGGGCGCGCCCGCCGCCCGGACGGCGCCCGCCCGGGCCCGGACCGGCCCTGCCGGCTGCACCACGGGGTCGACGTCGGCCAAGAGCCTGTCCTCCTTTCGTTCCAAGGTCCGGTTCCCAAGGTCCGGTTCGGACCGGTAACCCCTTCCTGCCAGTATAGCCCATGCCTCCGTCCGGGAGGGCCCCCACCCTGCCGGCCGGCAGCTCGGGCCCTCCACCCCGCGCCCCGTGTGCCCTGTGCCCTCCCTGGGCCCTGCGGGAGTTGTGCCTCACCCTGCACGGCTCGTGCCTCCCGGCATCCTCGGGCTCCCGCCTCCGGTCCCCCAAGCCCGCCGCGCCCCACCCGGCCCCGGCCGGCGGCCGAATGCCCGCCGGCAACGCTGCCCAGACTACTGCCAGGAAAACACGGCCCAGGCCAACGACCGGGAAACGGAGCGCCCAAAGGACGCGACGGGCGCCGCGGGTATGAAGAGCGCCACGGGGTCCCGGGAGGGCGCGACGGGCGCCCCCTCGCGCCCCCGGCAGGAGGTCTTCGCCACCGGCGGGGGGAGGTCAACGAGCTTGCGCAGCGAACCCACGGGTAGCACGGCCCGTACAATGGATGAACCCGGCAGGCGTCCGGCTGCCGGCGGTCCCGGCGCCCCCATCGCGGCCAGGGGCACCGCGACCGTCCCCCAGAGCCGCCTCCCCGGTGAACCCTTCACCTTCCCGGGGCACGAGCCCGCCACCCTGCCGCGGCCCGACGTGGAACCCGACCGCTGGCCGCGGGAGGAGCCCGACACCATCGTGGCACCCACCGAAGTGGTCGAACCGGCGGTGTACCCGCGCCCGGAGCCGGAAACGCCGGCCCAGCCCGTGCGGGATCCCGGCCGCGAGCCCGAAACCGCCGGTACCGGCGGCCCTGCAGGCGCCCGGGAGCAACCGGCGCCCGTGGGTTACGCCGGAGCCGACCCTGCGGGCACCGGGCCCCTGGCCGCCGCCCCGGGCGAAGTGTTCATCACCCGGGTGCGGATCGGTCCCCACGCCTTCGAGCGGGTGGTGATCCGGACCCACTGGTTCGAGCGCGGGGAAGACCTGGCCGCCACCCTGCGCCGCTACCTGGCACCGCACCTGCGGCCGGGCGATCACGCCATCATCAGCGAGACGGCCGTTATTGCCGTGCGCGGCCGAATGGTCCCGGCCCACCAGGTCCAGCCCGGCAGGCTGGCCACCCTGCTGGCCCGGTACGTCCGCCCCACCGGGTGGGGCCAGGGCCTCTCCATCCCCCACAAGATGCAGGTGGCCATCGAGGAGACGGGCCGGCTCCGCATCCTGGCGGCGGCCGCGGCGGCGGCCCTCACCCGCCCCCTGGGCATCCGGGGCGTGTTCTACCACGTGGCGGGCACCGGGGCCCGTTCCCTGGACGGCATGCGGGCGGGAAGCCCCTACGAGGGCTACGTGCTGCCCCCCCTGCGCCGGGCCGAGGCCCTGGCCATCGCCCGCGAGCTGGCCGCAGCCCTGG is part of the Thermaerobacter subterraneus DSM 13965 genome and harbors:
- a CDS encoding sensor domain-containing diguanylate cyclase, with protein sequence MRLQGGGMGPRGDGPVVTPAGDRQRPWQGPVWPALILVWLAAVLAVYAAAGWVEVWVLAPVAGVAAARRWGIRRGGAVAAAGLLLMAVALLARPAGATGWRLLAAEAAALAGACLVAARGRPAPAVAAVSCGRPAAWREAAAAEALLGEAVPGDRADPAAPTPGAAATESALTESELQALYACTHTLNKVTSLDDLIREFNSLLSARLGYPYLALLLVQPDGSLQLASAPLYPPEVQGVVLPAGKGICSAVVETGEPVIVDDVTRDPRYYPGLNEARSQIAVPVLHGDRVVGVLSVESPLPAAFTRRDLRLLQAIADEVAVALERAWLMERVEQQAITDPLTGLYNRSCLVQRLREEGERAARYGRPLSLLFIDLDDLKLVNDRFGHEAGDQVLVWVARVLKEACRSVDYAARYGGDEFVVVLPETGPEGARAVAARIQQRLLEEPGPPGWAWGRLGVGASIGIAAYPAHARDWTDLLRLADQAMYGAKRRAKARRGTAGDAPGQDRGGGGPAGRRAGAEPAGDAASQGAGDAGTVRPGQGPRPDSEAERYRGIETAIETAEEGDPGDPLAGDEEEVGP
- a CDS encoding cytochrome d ubiquinol oxidase subunit II, yielding MRVPAAAGDPLPETVVAVVLMLALTAYAVLGGADFGGGVWDLLARGPRAEAQRQAIARAMGPVWEANHVWLIFALVLLFTAFPRAYSSLGVALFVPFHLVLAGIVLRGAAFVFRAPAATAAGPQRAWASVFGAASTITPFLLGATLAAVSSGGIRVGPDGSVSTNALHAWFSPFSLLVGALAVALFAYLAAVYLAVETRGALQEDFRRRALGAGIAVAALAGALLPLAPRTAPHLWELVSERGRVLVATGAALALLSGWLVWRRYFLLARVTAVAEVVVLLWGWALGQWPYLIYPDVTVFNAAAPDPILRFALWATPAGLLILIPSLWLLFAVFKGENPQAGEPPGALDPRPNPARPGAGSAAGSPAAGQATAGPVEGDDGGRDRPAGPAGPRPLGQDGGPDGARGT
- a CDS encoding HAD family hydrolase → MADVDPVVQPAGPVRARAGAVRAAGAPLTPADPAPDPEDPARREAGRPRAAAGALPTPGEAPPVAGTARDSAGAAPEGAPAAQVLEGPGGPIEAVLFDLDGTLLELDMDRFLPVYLQRLAAWVADLFDPEDFLRQLVRATAAVMQNRDRSQRNQDLLWEVLWAGLDPARHPGARPERRDEALARFEQFYREQFPQLQFMARRRPEAAAVVEAARARGWKVVLATSPIFPMVAIAERLRWAGLSADRFDLVTVLENMHSCKPQPDYYLEVARRIGVEPGRCLMVGNDLRDDIAPARVAGMAVYVVEGLVLHEGEPGAAGAPRGTLAQLLQLFVKNGANGNIFAKPETLHGNNAALE
- a CDS encoding LCP family protein; amino-acid sequence: MVRPGRTRRRRGWRRLAWVAGAGLLAVALAAAYLAGYELTAPAEPAAPAPASPAGEPAPSRPARSERINILLLGIDAREQGAQTRSDTMILVSIDPDTREVAMLSIPRDSRVEIPGRGLDKITHAHAFGGVELATRTVAENFGIPVHHWARIDMPGFLQLIDVLGPVEVDVPYDLRLQDGTFLEKGRHTMDSRLALAYLRERYNDPDGDFGRADRQQQFLIDVARQLKARMTLLDVPRTLAIVNRYVETDMGLRDAVALARLAWNTDLDGIRRGMVKGHGIMLKGIYYYEVDWPATNQVLYELGIKEPAATTARATAPGSLPGGTNPAPNPGSGPSREARDAAGTAPGAPAGP
- a CDS encoding cytochrome ubiquinol oxidase subunit I, whose product is MDSLLAARLQMAISLGFHMIFASLALGMPVLMLMAEGLYLRRGDPRYLELARTWAKVTAITFAIGAVSGTALSFELGLLWPRFMELAGPATGPAFTLEGFAFFTEAIFLGLYLYGWNRLSPRAHWLAGIPVALSSAASSVMVVASNAWMQNPVGVQTLLEEPHRFDPVAALFGNPAWPVMALHSTLACYAATAFMVAAVYAWAALKGYRDPMRRSALRMAMAMGTVAALLMPVTGDVSAKFVAQNQPVKLAAMEAQFETEAGAPLRIGGLPDPETGRVAYAVEIPGMLSWLAYGDTGAVVQGLDRVPRDRWPNVPLTHIAFQVMVVAGILMVLVSAWYWWAAWRHEGGARAGAAARAGAARGGATATGSGAAAGVLADRRLMRGLVAAGPLGIVALEAGWIVTEVGRQPWIIRDVMLTADAVTPAPGVVTTLVAFTLLYVLLSVTLVWLLRRIGHKDVPGETAGTHPAGAGDPAHPAGPGGPGGGRPATAEAGGAGAGGGR